The window TGCGGCGCAGGTTCCCGACGTGGACATCTACGACATGATCGTCGTAGAACGCGCTGCCCCAGACCCGGTCCAACAGCTGCCCCCGCGTAAAGACGTGGCCCGGGTGCGCCGCGAGGATGGTGAGGATCGCCAGCTCGCGGGCCGTCAGCGTGACCGGCTCGCCGCGCTTGCAGACCAGATGGCGGGCCGGATCGATGGTCAGCTCGCCGAACTGGAACGGCTCGGGGGGCGGCGGCTCGGCGGCAGCGCCCGTGCGGGGCCGTCGGAGCATCGCCTGGACGCGCGCCACCAGCTCACGCGGGCTGAACGGCTTGGTCAGGTAGTCGTCCGCGCCGACAGACAGCCCGACAACCTTGTCCACTTCCTCGGCGCGGGCCGTCAGCATCACGATGTACGCGTCCGAGAACTGGCGGATGCGCCGGCAGACCTCCAGGCCGTCGAGGCCCGGCAGCATCAGGTCCAGCACCACCAGGTCTGGCTGAGCTTCGCGCGCGAGCGACAGGGCGGCCACGCCGTCGCTGGCCGTGTAGACCTCGTAGCCCTCCCGTTCGAGGTAGCCTTGCACCAGCTCGACCAGGTTCGCCTCGTCGTCGACGACCAGGATGCGCGTTGCGTCCGCTCGGCCTGCCATGCCTCCAGTATACGGTGGGGCGGCGGGTCAGTCGGGCAGCTCGGCGTCCGGGTGCATCGGTCGTTACGACCGTCAGCGTCTCCACTTCAAGCACGTTGCTACCCGGATGATCGTCATCGGGATGGCAGCATTCTCGCTGGCGCTGGTGCTGGCATCGCAGCTGGTGGCCAATGAGATCGTTGGGTTCACGCCGTCACTGGTGGTCGCCGGGGTGATCGCTGGAATGATTGGCGCGGTCTGGTGGATCATCCCCGTGACCATGAAGGGACGGCGTGCCGCGCGGTAGTACCGTGCATGCACGCCGGTGACAGGCGCTCGACTACGACTTCCCGCGACGAGAATCCTTGGCCGCCCGAGCAGTCGCCATGCTAGAACGGTCATGACGGACGTTGCCACCGGCGTGGCAGCGAGATAGGGAGATCATGGGACGATTCCGAGTGCGGCGGCTCCTGCTGGCGGGTGCGATGGCGTTCAGCGTGGCCGTTGGCGTTGCCGCCGTGGCCGAGTTTGACGAGATGGGGACGGCGTTCGCCCAGGTGGTGAACCCGAACGGCGAGACCGAGCTGGATGGGGTCGTCGAGGCGATGCCGGCGACGGGCCTCATCGGGACGTGGCAGGTGAGCGGTCGGACCGTGGTGGTGACGGACGCCACCGAGATCGATCAGGAAGAGGGACCGCTGGCGGTCGGTGCGCTGGTCGAGGTGGAGGGCAAGGAGCAGCCAGACGGCTCGATCCTGGCGCGCGATCTCGAAGTCGAGGACGAAGACGACTAGCCGGCCGACTCGCGCCACCGGGCCGCAAGCTCCATTGCGCGAGCGCTCCGGCCAGTCCGGCCGACAGGCACGAGGTCTGGCCGCTGACTAGCTGGTCGGGGGCTCCAGGCAGGGCGTGAACTCCTGGCGGATGTACTGATGGTTGGTGGCGGATCCGCCGCTCAGGACCAGCTCGACGTCGATCCGCTCGGCGATGCTCGGAATGGTGACGCTGCCGGAGAAGAAGCCTGCGCCGGTGGCGTCGGTGCGGAGCGTCCCCACGTGATGGTGGTCGCCAGCCGATCCGCCGCCGGCATCGACGTAGACATCGTAGGTCGTGTCCGCTGGCGCTCCCGTCAGCGAGGCTTCGACGCGC is drawn from Chloroflexota bacterium and contains these coding sequences:
- a CDS encoding response regulator transcription factor yields the protein MAGRADATRILVVDDEANLVELVQGYLEREGYEVYTASDGVAALSLAREAQPDLVVLDLMLPGLDGLEVCRRIRQFSDAYIVMLTARAEEVDKVVGLSVGADDYLTKPFSPRELVARVQAMLRRPRTGAAAEPPPPEPFQFGELTIDPARHLVCKRGEPVTLTARELAILTILAAHPGHVFTRGQLLDRVWGSAFYDDHVVDVHVGNLRRKLEDDPQRPRWVQTVRGVGYRLAEGAP